Genomic segment of Candidatus Methylomirabilis limnetica:
CATCAGCGGCCGCCCCTATCTGGTCTATCAGGCACCGCAACTGCATGGAGAAATCGGGAGTTTCGATGTCAGCCTCGTGAAAGAGTTTATGCGTGCTCTCGCCATGAATATGAAGGTGAACCTCCATGTTGAGGTCCTGCACGGTGAGAACCTGCACCACTGCGTCGAAGCGATTTTTAAGGCATTAGCCAAGAGCCTCGACCAGGCGACAGCTCTCGATGCGCGAAGTGCCGACGTCCCCTCGACCAAGGGAAGCCTGTGATTGCCATCATCGATTCCGGCGTCGCGAACCTCCGAAGCGTCCAGAAGGGGTTCGAGTGCGTTGAGGCTGATGCCAGGATCGTGGAGGATCCTCTGACGCTTCGGGACGCATCCGGTATTGTTCTCCCTGGGGTGGGCGCGTTTGCCGATGGGATCAGTAAGCTTCGGGATGGTGGATTTGTCGAGCCGCTGCTTCGGGCGATTGAGGAGGGTAAGCCGGTCCTGGGTATCTGCTTGGGACTGCACTTCCTGTTCAGTGAGAGCGAGGAGTTCGGGCATCATGCGGGCCTCAACGTCATCAAGGGCCGAGTCGTCCGATTTACCAATAATCTCCCCGTGCCCCCCTTTCGTAAAGGGGGGGTGGGGGGATTTCTCAAAATCCCGCACATGGGGTGGAACCGGATCAGAATCGAGCAGCAGGCCCCGATCTTCAAGGGCATTCCCGACGGGGGGTTCTTCTACTTCGTCCACTCCTACTATGTGCAACCAGAGGATGAAAGCGTGATCGCCGCCACGACCGA
This window contains:
- the hisH gene encoding imidazole glycerol phosphate synthase subunit HisH — encoded protein: MIAIIDSGVANLRSVQKGFECVEADARIVEDPLTLRDASGIVLPGVGAFADGISKLRDGGFVEPLLRAIEEGKPVLGICLGLHFLFSESEEFGHHAGLNVIKGRVVRFTNNLPVPPFRKGGVGGFLKIPHMGWNRIRIEQQAPIFKGIPDGGFFYFVHSYYVQPEDESVIAATTEYGPRFTSVLWRDNLFACQFHPEKSQALGLQLLKNFASLT